The following proteins come from a genomic window of Actinomycetota bacterium:
- a CDS encoding thiamine pyrophosphate-binding protein: MQLLNGGELVAKTLAQEGVDCFIGIIGGQILPLFDAVYRDPGLKLVAPRNEAAAAMMADGYARASGDVAVVLSTVGAGAIYSAAGTANAWGDHVPILSISPQVQSWKMYPAQESLQGCYQADMLSGVTRWNCVAYNWRRIPRLVQRALREAHSGEKGPVHIDIPVDVFYEYHAVTGKRLKKLMPPPGSSRFSGSYLPDRDAAAAALGLLEASSRPVVVAGLSVLREGAWDSLSALAERLSSPVALTPPALSALAGDDPGYIGVCGHAALTSLPEAMGQADLLLLLGTTLGEQEEVVEMVDRSRTRVIQTSPEPELLGSLGPVDAVLAGDAASISRALENGMRGESGERTKWRQACRESFEGTLDNTRKDARGKGPGAAVDALGQAMGKQDLMVLDGRESFYWGSLLCPAGTNNTRYLSHGLKGIGYGLPMALGVKLARPRERVFALCDTASLLHHVQELDTARREDIGVIVCVVGEPFDWRGVAEGFGLNGAVATGAAELMVALEKAGRDRAATVIDMTRFEA; the protein is encoded by the coding sequence ATGCAGCTTCTGAATGGAGGAGAACTGGTGGCCAAGACCCTCGCCCAGGAGGGAGTGGACTGCTTCATCGGGATAATAGGAGGCCAGATACTGCCGCTCTTCGATGCCGTGTACCGGGACCCGGGGCTCAAGCTGGTGGCCCCCCGCAACGAGGCGGCGGCGGCGATGATGGCGGACGGATATGCCCGCGCCTCGGGCGATGTGGCGGTGGTCCTCTCCACCGTCGGCGCCGGGGCCATCTACTCGGCGGCGGGTACCGCCAACGCGTGGGGCGATCACGTGCCCATCCTCTCCATATCACCCCAGGTGCAGAGCTGGAAGATGTATCCGGCCCAGGAGTCGCTGCAGGGCTGCTACCAGGCGGACATGCTGTCGGGGGTGACGCGCTGGAACTGTGTCGCCTACAACTGGCGTCGCATCCCGCGCCTGGTGCAGAGGGCGCTGCGCGAGGCCCACTCCGGCGAGAAGGGCCCGGTTCACATCGATATCCCGGTGGACGTCTTTTACGAGTATCACGCGGTGACGGGCAAACGGCTCAAGAAGCTCATGCCCCCACCCGGGAGCAGCCGCTTCTCCGGCAGCTACCTGCCCGACCGCGACGCCGCCGCCGCGGCCCTGGGGCTGCTCGAGGCGTCGAGCAGGCCGGTGGTGGTGGCGGGGCTGAGCGTGCTCAGGGAGGGGGCCTGGGACTCGCTGTCCGCCCTGGCGGAGAGGTTGTCCTCCCCCGTGGCCTTGACCCCGCCCGCCCTGTCGGCGCTCGCTGGCGACGATCCCGGGTATATCGGCGTGTGTGGCCACGCCGCTCTCACCAGCCTGCCGGAGGCAATGGGCCAGGCCGACCTGCTGCTATTGCTCGGGACCACCCTGGGTGAGCAGGAGGAGGTCGTGGAGATGGTGGACCGCTCCCGCACCAGGGTCATCCAGACCTCGCCGGAGCCGGAGCTCCTGGGCTCCCTGGGGCCGGTGGACGCGGTCCTGGCTGGCGATGCCGCATCCATCTCCAGGGCGCTGGAGAATGGCATGCGCGGGGAGTCGGGCGAGAGGACGAAGTGGCGGCAGGCTTGCCGGGAGTCCTTCGAGGGCACCCTGGATAATACCAGGAAGGACGCACGCGGTAAGGGCCCCGGGGCCGCGGTTGATGCCCTGGGACAGGCCATGGGCAAGCAGGACCTGATGGTTCTGGATGGGAGGGAGTCCTTCTACTGGGGATCACTGCTCTGCCCCGCCGGCACGAATAATACCCGCTACCTCTCCCACGGGCTCAAGGGTATCGGCTACGGGCTGCCCATGGCCCTGGGGGTCAAGCTGGCACGCCCCCGGGAGCGGGTCTTCGCCCTCTGCGACACCGCGTCCCTGCTCCACCACGTCCAGGAACTGGACACCGCCCGGCGGGAGGACATCGGCGTGATCGTGTGCGTGGTGGGCGAGCCCTTCGACTGGAGAGGGGTGGCCGAGGGGTTCGGCCTTAATGGCGCCGTGGCCACCGGAGCGGCTGAGCTCATGGTGGCCCTGGAGAAGGCGGGCCGTGACCGGGCGGCGACGGTCATAGACATGACGCGCTTCGAGGCATGA